The segment GGACGCCACGGTGATGAACGTCGCCGCCCCCTCGATCCGCAACGGGCTCGGGGCGTCGAACACCGAGTACCAGTGGATCAGCACCGGCTACGTGCTGTCGTTCTCCGTGCTGCTGATCGCCGGCGGACGCCTCGGCGACATCGCCGGGCGGCGCCGGATGTTCCTGATCGGCCTGACCGGCTTCACGATCATGTCCGCGGTCTGCGCCCTCGCGCAGAACCCCGGCGAGCTGATCGCCGCGCGTCTGCTGCAGGGCAGCGCCTCGGCGATGATGATCCCGCAGGGCATCGGCATGATCCGGGAGAAGTTCGGCCGGGAGAACAGCCAGAAGGCCTTCGCGATCTTCGGGCCCTTCATGGGCCTGTCCGCAGCCCTGGGCCCGGTGCTCGGCGGCGCGCTGATCACGTACGCGTCGTGGCGCTGGGTGTTCGTGATCAACCTGCCGGTCGGCGTGATCGCGCTGTACTTCGCGGCCAAGGTGCTGCCGACGGTGCACCACCGCGAGGGCGACCGGCCGAAGCTGGACTACATCGGCCTGGTCCTGTGCTCGATCGCGGTCGGCCTGCTGGTCTACCCGGTCATCCAGGGCCGCGAGCACCACTGGGACACCGGCATCTGGCTGATGCTGGCCGGTTCGGCGGTGGTGATGGGCCTGTTCGCCTTCTACGCCCGGGCGCGGCACAAGAAGAACCTGGACCCGTTCCTGGAGACCAGCCTGTTCCGCAAGCGCGCCTTCACCACGGGCACGATGACCATCTTCCTGTTCTTCGGCGCCTGCGCGGCGGCCTTCACCGTCAGCCCGCTGCTGCTGCAGGTCTCGCTCGGCTGGTCGCCGCTGCGGGCCGGCCTCACCGGCGCGTGGTGGTCGCTGGGCACGATCATCTCGATGGGCGCCGGCCAGGCGTTCGTGAAGAAGACGCCGCGCCGGGTGCTGCACGCCGGCCTGCTCACGCTGGCCGTGGGCATGGCGCTGAGCGGGTACATCATCAAGCACTACGCGGGGACCACGTCCACCCTGAACGCCGAGCACCAGCCGATCTGGCACAGCGGCATCACCAGCTGGAACCTGGCGCCCGCGCTGCTGGTGTCCGGGATCGGCATGGGCCTGGTGTTCGCGCCGTTCTTCGGCCTGGTCCTGTCCGCGGTCGACGACCACGAGCTCGGCTCGGCC is part of the Catenulispora sp. MAP5-51 genome and harbors:
- a CDS encoding MFS transporter, whose amino-acid sequence is MSEAVSGTQDVVVPAADAVPGVGAPVKEKDPKLSAIPKGAWAVMFTVLGASMMDLLDATVMNVAAPSIRNGLGASNTEYQWISTGYVLSFSVLLIAGGRLGDIAGRRRMFLIGLTGFTIMSAVCALAQNPGELIAARLLQGSASAMMIPQGIGMIREKFGRENSQKAFAIFGPFMGLSAALGPVLGGALITYASWRWVFVINLPVGVIALYFAAKVLPTVHHREGDRPKLDYIGLVLCSIAVGLLVYPVIQGREHHWDTGIWLMLAGSAVVMGLFAFYARARHKKNLDPFLETSLFRKRAFTTGTMTIFLFFGACAAAFTVSPLLLQVSLGWSPLRAGLTGAWWSLGTIISMGAGQAFVKKTPRRVLHAGLLTLAVGMALSGYIIKHYAGTTSTLNAEHQPIWHSGITSWNLAPALLVSGIGMGLVFAPFFGLVLSAVDDHELGSANGVISSFNQLGNAVAAALFSTLFFNRVESGGSPFPAAELVYWLAAGILVLTWLLAFTVPKTARSEDEIMV